In Desulfosediminicola ganghwensis, a single window of DNA contains:
- a CDS encoding HEPN family nuclease — translation MGNYANFEPDFIHRTVALIEQYYQFIESDNIEFGRQYNYTLVINCFLGLVVMPKERIVDNIPNDQLSLEFRSQLGLENTEIHETINTLRHLIHQLRNSVAHFNIEVLSADANFRVDYLKFKHRNGNTVAKIPANEMVTFLKAYSEILLNNIHN, via the coding sequence ATGGGAAACTATGCCAATTTCGAACCAGATTTTATTCATAGAACTGTTGCTCTGATTGAACAATATTATCAGTTTATTGAGAGTGATAACATCGAGTTTGGAAGGCAGTACAATTACACTCTGGTAATTAATTGCTTTCTTGGTTTAGTCGTCATGCCAAAAGAACGAATTGTTGACAACATACCAAACGATCAATTGTCTCTTGAGTTTAGGTCACAACTTGGCTTAGAGAACACTGAAATTCATGAAACCATAAACACATTGAGACATTTAATTCACCAGCTTCGAAATAGTGTTGCACATTTCAACATTGAAGTCTTATCCGCAGACGCTAACTTCAGAGTCGACTATTTAAAATTTAAGCACCGCAACGGAAATACGGTTGCAAAAATTCCAGCGAATGAAATGGTTACATTTTTAAAAGCATATTCTGAAATATTATTGAACAATATTCACAATTAA
- a CDS encoding CHC2 zinc finger domain-containing protein, whose protein sequence is MDSVKIIKQKVNIAQIVMESGVELNQIGSTGRYIGICPFHEDKNTLFNVDSVQQQFHCFGCGAHGDVYTFLMKYKNIMFKDALKELAIRVGESLVGQRPKGKKEYEKEQCYKFMLRAVEYYHNTLFDKFIGMEILDYLEKNNITRKMCVKHKIGYAPTPEKYGYKYLYNKLNSSQQMIALKVGLIARSNGKVYDTFRNRIIIPIKHKTGQYVGLTSKNTGNEGPKYLVSKESMIFKKDQQNVKFSEKLAYILSCHE, encoded by the coding sequence TTGGATTCTGTAAAAATAATAAAACAAAAAGTTAATATTGCTCAAATTGTGATGGAATCTGGTGTGGAACTTAACCAAATTGGTTCTACTGGTCGATATATTGGTATTTGCCCATTTCATGAAGATAAAAATACACTATTCAATGTGGATAGCGTTCAACAACAATTTCATTGTTTTGGATGTGGTGCGCATGGAGATGTTTATACTTTTTTAATGAAGTATAAAAATATTATGTTCAAGGATGCATTAAAAGAACTTGCAATTCGAGTTGGCGAATCTTTAGTTGGGCAGAGGCCAAAAGGTAAAAAAGAATATGAGAAAGAACAATGTTATAAATTTATGTTACGGGCGGTAGAATATTATCATAACACATTATTTGACAAGTTCATTGGTATGGAAATTCTTGATTATCTCGAAAAAAACAATATCACAAGAAAAATGTGCGTAAAACATAAGATTGGATATGCACCAACTCCTGAAAAATATGGATACAAATATTTGTATAATAAACTGAATTCTAGTCAACAAATGATTGCGCTTAAAGTTGGATTAATTGCAAGAAGTAATGGTAAGGTCTACGATACATTCAGAAACAGAATCATTATCCCTATTAAACATAAAACCGGTCAATATGTTGGATTAACATCTAAAAATACTGGAAATGAGGGGCCGAAATATTTAGTGTCAAAAGAGTCCATGATTTTTAAAAAAGATCAGCAAAACGTTAAATTTTCGGAGAAATTAGCCTATATACTTTCCTGCCACGAATAA